TTGCGGTGGTCAGACGCGGCTTGTCTGCCAACGAAAAGGCGCAAGAGATTCCTATCATTCTTCGTCCCCCTTGACGCGTTCCCAAATCTCGTCCATCTCCTGCAAAGTGGCTTCCTGAAGGCTTCTCCCCCGTGCTTTGAGCTCCCGTTCCACCTGCTTAAAGCGACGGATGAACTTGTCCACCGTACCCCGCAAGGCATCTTCGGGGTTAACGTGGATAAAGCGCGACAGATTCACCAAAGAGAAGAGCACGTCTCCGAGCTCTTCTTCTACCTTCTTCTGGTCACCGAGCTGGCAGGCGCGACGAAGCTCGGCCAGTTCTTCTTCCACCTTCGGCCAGACCTGGGAAGCGTCCTGCCAATCGAACCCCACGGTGGCGGCTTTGCTTTGCACCCGGTGGGCCCGAAGCAGGGCCGAAAGCTCCCGCGGCACCCCATCCACCACCGACTCCTTGCCCTCACCCTGCTTCACAT
The candidate division KSB1 bacterium DNA segment above includes these coding regions:
- the mazG gene encoding nucleoside triphosphate pyrophosphohydrolase translates to MERRGHVIAANQFERLVALMATLRGEKGCPWDREQTHRSLRQYLLEEAYEVLEAIDQERYDDMKEELGDLLLQVVFHAQIAAEQGRFTIADVVQGINDKLVRRHPHVFGDAQIHTAEEQTVHWENVKQGEGKESVVDGVPRELSALLRAHRVQSKAATVGFDWQDASQVWPKVEEELAELRRACQLGDQKKVEEELGDVLFSLVNLSRFIHVNPEDALRGTVDKFIRRFKQVERELKARGRSLQEATLQEMDEIWERVKGDEE